Proteins encoded in a region of the Limnothrix sp. FACHB-406 genome:
- a CDS encoding GUN4 domain-containing protein, which yields MLKLALFQRWGHAFTLALMATATHPIAAQANAGPTNAIPVTTIQTNTAQASTAQTSTTQTNPTQTSPTRLTCETMATWGSNTTLTYQVAGPVAGPESSSTTPLTLTVLTQTRNGHLQTLIRNTVVQDYRQLAPDADFSRLPFDGEFRAQPNNGDRLYGTPASAHGLYVSLRPMAGQPKQIQIVHYFGAGKFARSTIGTCQTETPATDAAARQLIAQLQTHLQAQNWVEADRLTRRLLAPESATMPSAGPALTDPALIREIDQAWLTASNGRFGLSVQLRLWQAATIAHPTNLEAAVNNFRDRVGWKIAAPRTEQDFISSDWRNESELNRSLQSPVGHLPWAGVSDQVVQRIAVPPPGVHCGSCSIDAIQLRHDRFYTYIPRLMMRLKFVLG from the coding sequence ATGTTGAAACTCGCGCTTTTCCAGCGATGGGGCCATGCTTTCACCCTGGCTCTCATGGCCACCGCCACCCACCCGATCGCGGCCCAGGCCAACGCAGGCCCAACCAACGCGATTCCCGTCACGACAATCCAAACCAACACGGCTCAAGCCAGTACAGCTCAAACCAGTACAACCCAAACCAATCCAACCCAGACCAGCCCAACCCGCCTCACCTGTGAAACCATGGCGACTTGGGGATCCAACACCACCTTGACCTATCAAGTGGCGGGGCCAGTAGCGGGGCCCGAATCTTCCAGCACAACCCCCCTCACCCTCACGGTGTTGACACAAACCCGCAACGGGCATCTGCAAACCCTGATCCGAAACACCGTGGTTCAGGATTATCGGCAATTGGCTCCCGATGCGGACTTTTCCCGCTTGCCCTTTGATGGTGAGTTTCGTGCGCAGCCCAATAATGGCGATCGGCTCTATGGCACACCCGCCTCGGCCCATGGGCTTTACGTCAGCTTGCGACCCATGGCCGGCCAGCCCAAACAAATCCAGATTGTGCATTACTTCGGAGCTGGCAAATTTGCCCGATCGACCATTGGGACTTGCCAAACCGAAACCCCAGCCACCGACGCAGCAGCCCGCCAACTGATTGCCCAACTCCAAACCCACCTGCAAGCCCAAAACTGGGTCGAGGCCGATCGCCTCACGCGCCGCCTGTTGGCCCCCGAATCTGCCACCATGCCATCGGCCGGCCCCGCCTTAACTGACCCGGCCCTGATTCGCGAAATTGACCAAGCCTGGCTCACGGCCAGCAACGGCCGCTTCGGTCTCAGCGTGCAGTTGCGGCTCTGGCAAGCGGCCACCATTGCCCATCCCACCAACCTGGAAGCGGCCGTGAACAACTTCCGCGATCGCGTTGGTTGGAAAATCGCCGCCCCCCGCACCGAACAGGATTTCATCAGCAGCGATTGGCGCAACGAGTCGGAATTAAACCGCTCCCTGCAAAGTCCCGTGGGTCACTTGCCCTGGGCCGGCGTTTCCGACCAAGTGGTGCAGCGGATTGCCGTTCCGCCGCCAGGAGTCCATTGCGGCAGTTGCAGCATTGATGCGATTCAGCTTCGCCATGATCGGTTTTATACCTACATTCCCCGCCTGATGATGCGTTTGAAGTTCGTCTTGGGCTAA
- a CDS encoding serine hydrolase → MAAKFWAETELAMPQPPDRPRPLPAPRPLAAVPPPPGARRSRARPPAHQNWLQSTVDRLTRPTTPEPGQANGRSPRPRPTAPDRPPTRRSKGDPLWLQALRTLIVGAGLGAIVGTVLMAFDPAMRQTASPAGTQINQVVRQGQKQLASPALPPPGSAFRQPIASLSDQFQKIAARYPSLILHAAALDLDTGDFAAWNDNRSVAAASTIKVPILVAFFQDVDAGKIRLDEMLTMEARFVAPEAGTMQYQKPGQKFSAIDTARQMIVISDNTATNMIMARTGGSGPLNQRFQSWGLQGTSIRDLLPDITGLNRTTARDLVQLTALINRGELVSMRSRDRLLSIMRGTAANSLLPKGVGKGGEVAHKTGTLAKLLADTGLVDTPNGRRYGIAVLAERAPNDPKAAEAIRDYSRAAYNHFSNQPPIAR, encoded by the coding sequence AATTTTGGGCTGAAACCGAACTTGCCATGCCCCAACCGCCCGATCGCCCTCGCCCTTTGCCCGCCCCTCGGCCCCTGGCTGCTGTGCCCCCGCCGCCCGGTGCGCGTCGTTCCCGTGCTCGGCCTCCCGCTCACCAAAATTGGTTGCAAAGTACGGTCGATCGGCTGACCCGGCCCACCACCCCGGAACCGGGCCAGGCCAACGGGCGATCGCCCCGGCCCCGCCCAACGGCCCCAGACCGGCCGCCCACTCGCCGCAGCAAGGGCGACCCCCTGTGGTTACAGGCTTTGCGCACCTTGATTGTGGGGGCTGGTTTAGGGGCGATCGTGGGCACGGTGTTGATGGCCTTTGACCCGGCCATGCGCCAAACGGCTTCCCCCGCTGGCACACAGATTAACCAAGTGGTGCGCCAAGGCCAAAAGCAACTGGCCAGCCCCGCGTTGCCGCCGCCGGGATCCGCCTTTCGCCAGCCGATCGCCTCATTGAGCGATCAGTTTCAAAAAATTGCCGCTCGCTATCCCAGCCTAATTCTTCATGCGGCTGCCTTGGATTTGGATACGGGAGATTTTGCCGCCTGGAACGATAATCGATCAGTCGCCGCCGCCAGCACGATTAAAGTGCCGATCCTAGTGGCCTTTTTTCAGGATGTGGATGCGGGCAAAATTCGCCTTGATGAAATGCTGACCATGGAGGCGCGGTTTGTGGCTCCCGAGGCGGGCACGATGCAATATCAAAAACCGGGCCAAAAATTCTCCGCGATCGACACCGCCCGCCAAATGATCGTGATCAGCGACAACACCGCCACCAACATGATCATGGCCCGCACGGGCGGCTCCGGCCCCCTGAACCAGCGGTTTCAATCCTGGGGGCTACAGGGCACAAGTATCCGCGACTTGCTGCCGGATATTACCGGCTTGAACCGCACCACCGCTCGGGACTTGGTGCAATTAACGGCATTGATTAACCGGGGCGAATTGGTTTCCATGCGATCGCGCGATCGACTGTTGAGCATCATGCGCGGCACGGCAGCCAACAGTCTGCTACCGAAGGGCGTTGGTAAAGGTGGCGAGGTGGCCCACAAAACCGGCACATTGGCCAAGCTGTTGGCAGACACAGGCTTGGTAGACACCCCCAACGGCCGTCGCTACGGAATTGCCGTATTGGCAGAACGGGCCCCCAACGATCCCAAGGCCGCCGAAGCCATCCGCGACTATTCCCGCGCCGCCTATAACCACTTCAGCAACCAGCCCCCGATCGCCCGCTAA